TGGGAACATCCAAGAACCAAAGCCTGGCCTCTTGATCCCCCAAAACTTGACTTCCGGTTCGAATATGGCACCATTTTCGAACTGGAGGAAAGAGCCATGAACATTACGCGTGATATCAAGCCGGTGACCTATCTAAAATCACGAGCGGCCGAGTTGCTCAATCAAATCAACGAAACACATCGTCCTGTGATCATTACGCAAAACGGCGAGCCCAAAGCCGTCCTGCAAGACCCTGAAAGCTACGAAAATATGAGAAACGCTCTCGGTATTTTAAAGCTCCTTTCAGAAGGGGAATCCGACATCAAGGAGGGACGAACCCAGTCACAGGACGATGTTTTTGATGAACTTGAAAACGCATTGGACTCCATCAAAAAATGAGCATGGAATATCAGGTAACCTGGGCCGCTGTTGCAAAAAATGATTTAAAAACAATCATTGAATATATAGCAACAGACAGTCCGGATGATGCATTGCGGCTCCTCAAAAAAAT
This DNA window, taken from Spartobacteria bacterium, encodes the following:
- a CDS encoding type II toxin-antitoxin system Phd/YefM family antitoxin encodes the protein MNITRDIKPVTYLKSRAAELLNQINETHRPVIITQNGEPKAVLQDPESYENMRNALGILKLLSEGESDIKEGRTQSQDDVFDELENALDSIKK